A region of the Candidatus Zixiibacteriota bacterium genome:
CCCACACTAAACGATAGATGTCCTGCTCGCGCCCGGCGGCAATAAGCTCGCTTTGCCATTGTTGCCGCGGGCACCAGGCCGACCCTCTGCACGTAACGGGAAAGGAATTGTTACCGTGTCCGACGTTCATTCGCGCCTTGTGCGCCATCGTAAACTCGCCGTGATCACCATAAGCGGCGCCGTCACCGCGCTGTTGTTGGTCTTCAGTTCATCCACGGGCCAGCAGCAAGAGCGTCCCAAGCCGACGAATCTCCAGGTCTTGCCGCCCGCGATTTCCCACGACTCGCTGATGGATGTGATGGGCGGGTTCACTTCGGGGCTCGGCGTTGGCTGCGATTTTTGCCACGTGCCGAAGGCCCCGGGTTCGCGCGACATGGATTTTGCCGCGGATACGAAGGAGGAAAAGCTGATTGCACGCGCGATGATCACGATGACGCGCGATATTAATCAGGCGTATATCGGCAAGATCGAGGAGTTGCACGAACGACGGGTGCAGGTCGAATGCGTGACTTGCCACCGCGGGCAGCCGCGTCCGGAACAACTGCTTGACCTGCTGGAACGGGTCTATCAGAGCAAGGGATGGGCGGGTGTCGACTCAACTTACCGCGCACTGCGCAATCGCTATTACGGCAGCCACACGTTTGACTTCAGTGAGCAGGCGCTGGTGCACCTGGCGTTC
Encoded here:
- a CDS encoding c-type cytochrome, whose product is MSDVHSRLVRHRKLAVITISGAVTALLLVFSSSTGQQQERPKPTNLQVLPPAISHDSLMDVMGGFTSGLGVGCDFCHVPKAPGSRDMDFAADTKEEKLIARAMITMTRDINQAYIGKIEELHERRVQVECVTCHRGQPRPEQLLDLLERVYQSKGWAGVDSTYRALRNRYYGSHTFDFSEQALVHLAFALPEDKDADIIAALQLNAEFNPNSAFNQWALGHEYLSMGDTVQAVTALKRALEIDPNSRRAKRELEALGVKQ